From the Prosthecobacter sp. SYSU 5D2 genome, the window GGATAAGGCGGAGCCATGCGCATGGTCTGCACACCGTACTGATGCAGGCCGGTGAGCATCGTCGTGCGGGAGGGCATGCACCAGGTGCCGATGTAGGCACGGGTGAAACGCACCCCGCGAGTGGCGAGCCGGTCCATGTTGGGCGTGTGCGCCCAGGATTCCGCGCCCTCGTAGCATGAGAGCGTGCGATACGAGTGATCATCGGTGTAAATGAACAGGATGTTCGGTTTCTTTGTGTCGGCGGCAGCTGCGACTGACACCTGGGCCAGGAGCAGGGCGATGAATGAATAAACGAGCTTCATGGTTGGAATTCTATGATTTTATCCCTTACTATCAATGGTTAAGGGGCGAGCAACTCCACGCGCACATCCCGCAGAGCCAGCCCAAGCCGTGCGCGGCTGCCGGTTGGGGCATAGACTTCGGGATTGATATTGAAGTGGATGAGCTGGTAGTCGCGGGGGTCTTCAGAGACGGCGACGAGTTTTGGCCTGGCTTTTTTCATCGCGAGGAGGGCGGCACGGAGTCCGGCTGCTGAGACGCGGACACTGATGGGGCGGTATTGGGTAAAGGGCTTGTCGGAGAACAAAGCCGATCCGGGGCCGGGATGGAGCCACTGGCTTTGAGTGTTCAGCGCGGAGAACAATATGGGCAACTGGGTGCCGCCTTCCCAGTTGTCCATGTGGACGGTATCGGGCAGGCGGGACTCGCCGCGTGGGTCATAGAGTGTGGCGGCAAGCCAGAGCTGCTGCTGCGAGTGTGTATCGCGGAAGAGGAAGTTCATGGTGACGTAGGGCACGGCAGCCCCCTCCGCGAGCGCGGTGGGCACTTTGAGATCAAAGGACATCGCCAGCTCGCGGCCTGTCTCTTTGAATGGCATGGGTGCCCGGCTCAGATCCCACCACCAGTAAGCGGGCGTGATGGGCAGCAGCAAGCCGAGGGCAGGCCGTGGATGATCCGAATCAATCCAGATGCCGGTCTCCCTCCCATGCAACTGCACGGCAGTGGCACCAGCCTCGGGTGAAAGGCCGTGCTGAAAGCCTGCGGGCACCTGCAGGCCGGTGTAGAGTCCTGCATTCCAGGTTTGCGGCACAAGAGGAGTTGTTTTGCCATAGTTGCCGAGGCGCACGTAGAAGCGCTCGCTCTGCGGATGCACCTCGCCGATCACGCTGGCTTGGGCGGCTTGGGCATCGTTGAGCTCGGGCTGACGAAAGATTGTTTCGATGACGCGCTGCTGAGCCGGATCTGCGGCGATGGCGGTGAATCCCCATAAAGAGGCAAGAATGAGCAAAGCAGCTTTCATGATTTTGCGGGAGCTGACTGGATTAGAAGTCAAAACACGTCTTTGCGGTCCTCCGCAACAGGCAAGCTGCTCTCCGGAAGGCACAGCTGGTACACCGTATAACAAAAAAGAAGCCCGGCTGATGAGGCCGGGCTTTCTTGGGATTCGCAGGAAGAAAATGGTGGGCAGGGCTGGGTTCGAACCAGCGTAGGCGTAAGCCAGAAGATTTACAGTCTTCCCCCTTTAACCACTCGGGCACCTACCCATTCACTTTCGTGCGGGCGTGGAGTTAAAACCGCCCAGGGATGTTTGCAAGAGAGTTTTGCTTTTTCATGCCAAAAATCATGCGCGCCGGGACTTTTTCCGCACTTGCCGGGTGACGAGAGTGGGATGGGTGCCGTGGAGGATTTTAAAGCTGCGGGTTTCAGCCACGGTGCGCTGGTGCTCGAAGGCTTCCTTCATGAGGTTCTCATAAGGCAGGTGCTTGTTGGCGACGAGCCAGAGATGCCCGGTGGTACGCAGGGCCTGGGCGGCGGAGGTGATGAATTTCAGGCCGAGCATGGAGTTGGCCTCGCGTCCGTCATGGAAGGGCGGGTTCATGACGATGGTGTCATAACAAGCGGTGCCCACGCCCTGGGTGACGTCTTTCCAGAGGATGCGCGGGCGCACGGGCACGGGGATGAGGCCGGTGTTACGCCGTGCGCATTCCAGGGCGCGGGCATCGGCTTCATACATGTCCAGGCTGCGCAGGTTGGGGCAGTGGCGCAAGAGGTGGTCGCTGAGGTAACCCCAGCTTGCGCCGAGGTCGGCGACGGTGCCGCTGAGGGTGTGGGGCAGGTGCTCGGTGAGGAGGGCGGAGCCTTCATCAATGCGGTCCCAGTTAAAGAGCCCCGGCTGGGACCAGAAGCGGCCGTCCAGGATGCGCTGCATGGCCCCATTTGCCTTCCATTGGGCCAGGACATCGGCTTTCCAGGGAGACGTTTGAGTGGTCCAAAAGACGCGGCTGTGGTTCTTGGACAGGGTGCGGACTTCGCCGGTGACTTCGGCCAGCTGCTGCTCCATGCGCTTGGCACCCCAGTCGTTGTGCAGGGCGGTGACCAGGGTGCCGCCTTCGGCCAGGAGCTCATGCGCGTGGGCGAAGTCGGCCAGGATGCTTTCCCGCTGGCGGTCCGGCAGCAGCAGGATGAGGTCGTATTGGCCCTCGGCTTCGCGAGTGTGGCGGATGCCCTGCACCTCCAGCCCGGCGGCATAAGGTTTCCAGGTCTGCTCACAGGTGAGGCGGTCCTTCAGCGCATCCAGGTCAGGATGGGCCTGGGCACGGAGAAAAAGGATGCGCTGGGCGCTGGCCACGGGGATCTCGGTCTGAGTCTCCAGGGCATAAAAAAGGGCGGTGAGGGCGTGCATGAGGACGGATGGCCGGAAAGGTGAGGCGCAGGAGGTGCAGCAGACTTAAAATCTGCTGTGTCCGGGCGGAGCAGCTCCTGGCTAGGAGTATAAAAAGGTGGTCAGCGGGCTGGTTGGGTTGGCTTCCTCGTTCTGCTCGGCGAGACCGATCTCGTAGGCGGCGCGACCGGCTTCGACAGCCAGTTTGAAGGCGGTGCCCATACGGGCGGGATCGCTGGCGATGGCGATGGCCGTGTTCACCAGGACGGCGTCGGCGCCGATCTCGAAGGCCTCTGCTGCATGGGATGGCGCGCCAATGCCGGCATCCACCACCACGGGAACGGTGGCTTGGGAGATGATGATCTCGATCTGCCGGCGGGTGGTGATGCCCTGATGGGAGCCGATGGGGGAGCCCAGGGGCATGACGGTGGCGGTGCCGACGTCCTGAAGCCGACGGGCCAGCACCGGGTCGGCATTGATGTAGGGCAGCACGGTGAAACCTTCTTTGACCAGGATCTCTGCGGCTTTCAGCGTCTCAATGGGGTCCGGGAGCAGGTAGCGGGGGTCCGGGTGGATCTCCAGCTTCACCCAGTTGGGCAGACCGGCGGCCACGGCCAGACGGGCCAGGCGGACGGCCTCTTCGGCATTCATAGCTCCGCTGGTGTTCGGCAGGAGGAGCACTTCTTTGGGGATGAAGTCCAGGATGTTGGCAAAGGGGTCGCCTTTGCCGGTGAGGTCGGCACGGCGCAGGGCCACGGTGACGATCTCCGTGCCGGAGGCGATGATGGCCTGGCGCATGAGATCCCCGGAGGCAAACTTTCCCGTGCCCAGCATGAGGCGGGACTGAAAGGTGCGGTCGGCGATGGTGAGAGGCTGGTTGGGCATGGGGATAGGATTAAACTTGGCGGAGCCGGAGGCGAAGGGTTTTGGGAGAACGCCGTTGGTCAAGAACGGCGCGGACGTGCAGCCCATCCGGCTCCAGGGTATAATAGATGGCGTAATACGGAAACCGCCCTTGGACAACTGCGCGATGAAATCCCTGAACGGAAGGGTGAATACCCGCCAAGTCGGGAAGGGAGAAGATTTGCTGCTCAAGAAACAGGATTACTTCATCCCCTAGACCAAGCTCCTGTTCGTCATAAAATTCAGCCGCAGCGAGGAGGTCCTCCTGCGCACTCTTGCGGATGAAAAGCTTCATCACGATTTGCGCCGGTCGCGGATTTGCCGAAAGGCTTCTTCCGCTGGAATGGCTGGATCCAGGCCTTTGGCTCCAAGGGCCGCTCTCTCTTCGAGAACTTCCAGATGCCAGTCTGGAACCTCGTCGGAAGAGAGCTCGGCTTCGATACGGTCTGCCAGCACCGCCTTTTCATCCCGCGACATTTTCGCCACGACTGCGAGCGCAGACTCCAGCAGTGGCGAGGATGAAATGGATGCGGTACTCATGGAAACAGAGTAGAACCGGCGGACGAAAAATCAAGCCAGCAGCAGGCGCTCGAAGAGCTCCTCGCCGTTGAGCTGGATGCCGATGTAGAAATCGCCAAACTCGCCGTATTGGGTGGTCACTTCGTCCCAGCGCATTTCATAGACGATGGTTTTGATCTGGAAGATGTCGTGGGCGAAGAGGGTGACACCCCATTCATGGCTGTCCAGGCCGGTGGAGCCGGTGATGAGCTGGCGGACCTTGCCGGAGAATTTGCGGCCAGTTTTGGCGTGGCCGCCCATCAGCTCGCGGCGTTTTTCGAACTCCAAAGCATACCAGTTGGCACCCACGTTGCGGCGCTTGCTCATGGGGTAAAAGCACATCACCTGCCAGTCGGGCATGTTGGGATACAGGCGGTCATTGAAGTACTTGTCCATGTGGCCCTTCCACTCCGCCAGGCGGGCGGTGTGGGCTTCGGAGCCGACTTCCAGGCCTTCGGTTTGGGCGATGCGGGCGGAGGCAGCCTCTTCCTTCTCGCTGTATTCGGTCCATTCGGTCATGGAAAGGTAGCTGTAGGTGGGGGTGAGCACCTCCGGGCCGAAGGCTTGGCCGAGCTGTTTTTCAAAGCGGTTGGCGTCCTGGAGGTCAGGCGTCAGCAGCATGAAGCCGAGGTCCGCCTTGGGGCTGACCATGCTGAAGCTCAGCAGCTGCGTCTTCGGATGCGCGCGGATGGCGTCCACCGTGGCGGCGAAGTGGGCATGGCGCTCCGCTTTTTCTTCAGGCGTCAGTGCGGCCCAGTAGCCGTGGTCCACATGGTAAAAAAGGTGCTGTACGATCCAGCCTTCCTGGGGGATGATGGGGGACATGAGAGATAAAAGAGGGTTGGTTTTGAGCGGGTTGGCCGGTGCTGTCAGAAAAAAGTTTCCTGAAAAACCGGATTGTTCACCTCTCTTCATACGCTGGAATGGCTCTTGCTCAATGGTCAGGCGCAGGGAAACGCAAAAAGTGATTGAATCCCGTGAGGGGGGAATTATTTATCCGGCCCGCAAAAATTCAAGATCAGGAGACTCTCAACATGGCTGACGCAGAAAACAAATATCCTCAGAACACCCCTGGTGCCTACTACGTGGACGACCAGTGCATTGACTGCGACCTGTGCCGCGAGACCGCGCCAGCCAACTTCAAGCGCGACGACGACGGCGGTCATTCCTACGTCTTCAAACAGCCCGAATCCGACGAGGAGCGTGAGCTGTCCGAGGAGGCCCTCGCCGGCTGCCCCGTGGAAGCCATCGGCCGAGACGGCGAATAAGACTGGCATTTGCCACAGCACCTTTTGGAAAAGCACAGCCTCATTCAGGGCTGTGCTTTTTTTACGGGCTACAGCAGCTTTCGTGTCTCCAGCCATCTCATCAGTTCGGATACGCACGGACGTTTCTGAATCAGTGCCTTGCAGCGCCGTGCCGCCTCCAGGAAATCCGGCTCTGTCAGCAGACGGTGGAGCGCAGACCTAACCCGCCTGGGGGTAAAGGTCAGCGGTATAAGCCCCAATCCCGCCCCCGTCTGCTCCAGGCGGTAGGCATTGTCCGGCTGGTCGTGGGCCATGGCCATGATGAGCTGCGGCACCCCGGCGGCAAAACCCTGGGACAAGGTGCCGATGCCGCCGTGATGCACAAAAGCGGCCGCGTGGGGGATGAGCGTGGAGAATGGGGCATACTCCACGGCCAGGACGCTGGCGGGCAGGTTGGGCGGGAGCTGGCCCAGGTCGCGGGTCGCAAAGATGGCCCGGCGGTCCAGAGAGGTGATGGCGGCCAGGGCCACTTCAAAAAACCGGCGCGCCTGGATGTTGGCGCTGCCGGGCGTGAAGACGATGGGCTTGTCCCCGGCGTCCAGGAATTGCAGCACCTCATCACTCAGCGGGCGCTCCCGGGCGATGTCTTCCAGGGGAAAATCCCATTGCAGGGTGTTGGCGGGCCAGTCCGGCTGCGGTTGGGCAAACCAGGATGGGAACAGGACCAGCACCCCATCGGGAGAATTCCCCCAGTCCCACCAAACGCTTTTTGGAGGCGGCACCCCATGGGCTGCACAGGCAGCGTGGATGGCCCGCCCACCGAACCGGTCGGCCGGGTTGGGCATGCGCACCAGTTTTTTCCTCAGCCACAGCGGCAGCTTGCGCAGATGCTGCATGCCGGGCAGCAGGATGGGGATTTCATAGGCGCTGATCATCACCGCCGGCTGCACATGCACCGTCACCAGGGGGATGCCGTATTTTTCCCGCGCGAGCCGCGCACCAAAGACCGTACAGGCAGCCATCAGGAGGTCCGGTCGCCGGCCTTTTTCCACCAGGGATTCAATCACCGCATGAATGGGCCCGGTGCTCTCAGCAGCCAGTTCAAAGACCATTTTGGTTCCTTGGTACAGCTTCCACACCCGCGGGTCCGCAATGAACCGGTCGAAATCTGCCTGGGTACCCACAGGGATCACCTCCAGCCCGGCCTT encodes:
- a CDS encoding glycosyltransferase → MHVVLLPFGSAGDVFPFLWLGRQLKAQGHQVTLIVACVFEEIVRKAGLEVIPVGTQADFDRFIADPRVWKLYQGTKMVFELAAESTGPIHAVIESLVEKGRRPDLLMAACTVFGARLAREKYGIPLVTVHVQPAVMISAYEIPILLPGMQHLRKLPLWLRKKLVRMPNPADRFGGRAIHAACAAHGVPPPKSVWWDWGNSPDGVLVLFPSWFAQPQPDWPANTLQWDFPLEDIARERPLSDEVLQFLDAGDKPIVFTPGSANIQARRFFEVALAAITSLDRRAIFATRDLGQLPPNLPASVLAVEYAPFSTLIPHAAAFVHHGGIGTLSQGFAAGVPQLIMAMAHDQPDNAYRLEQTGAGLGLIPLTFTPRRVRSALHRLLTEPDFLEAARRCKALIQKRPCVSELMRWLETRKLL
- a CDS encoding methyltransferase translates to MHALTALFYALETQTEIPVASAQRILFLRAQAHPDLDALKDRLTCEQTWKPYAAGLEVQGIRHTREAEGQYDLILLLPDRQRESILADFAHAHELLAEGGTLVTALHNDWGAKRMEQQLAEVTGEVRTLSKNHSRVFWTTQTSPWKADVLAQWKANGAMQRILDGRFWSQPGLFNWDRIDEGSALLTEHLPHTLSGTVADLGASWGYLSDHLLRHCPNLRSLDMYEADARALECARRNTGLIPVPVRPRILWKDVTQGVGTACYDTIVMNPPFHDGREANSMLGLKFITSAAQALRTTGHLWLVANKHLPYENLMKEAFEHQRTVAETRSFKILHGTHPTLVTRQVRKKSRRA
- a CDS encoding addiction module protein yields the protein MSTASISSSPLLESALAVVAKMSRDEKAVLADRIEAELSSDEVPDWHLEVLEERAALGAKGLDPAIPAEEAFRQIRDRRKS
- a CDS encoding ferredoxin — translated: MADAENKYPQNTPGAYYVDDQCIDCDLCRETAPANFKRDDDGGHSYVFKQPESDEERELSEEALAGCPVEAIGRDGE
- a CDS encoding type II toxin-antitoxin system RelE/ParE family toxin, encoding MMKLFIRKSAQEDLLAAAEFYDEQELGLGDEVILFLEQQIFSLPDLAGIHPSVQGFHRAVVQGRFPYYAIYYTLEPDGLHVRAVLDQRRSPKTLRLRLRQV
- a CDS encoding thiazole synthase encodes the protein MPNQPLTIADRTFQSRLMLGTGKFASGDLMRQAIIASGTEIVTVALRRADLTGKGDPFANILDFIPKEVLLLPNTSGAMNAEEAVRLARLAVAAGLPNWVKLEIHPDPRYLLPDPIETLKAAEILVKEGFTVLPYINADPVLARRLQDVGTATVMPLGSPIGSHQGITTRRQIEIIISQATVPVVVDAGIGAPSHAAEAFEIGADAVLVNTAIAIASDPARMGTAFKLAVEAGRAAYEIGLAEQNEEANPTSPLTTFLYS
- the hemQ gene encoding hydrogen peroxide-dependent heme synthase translates to MSPIIPQEGWIVQHLFYHVDHGYWAALTPEEKAERHAHFAATVDAIRAHPKTQLLSFSMVSPKADLGFMLLTPDLQDANRFEKQLGQAFGPEVLTPTYSYLSMTEWTEYSEKEEAASARIAQTEGLEVGSEAHTARLAEWKGHMDKYFNDRLYPNMPDWQVMCFYPMSKRRNVGANWYALEFEKRRELMGGHAKTGRKFSGKVRQLITGSTGLDSHEWGVTLFAHDIFQIKTIVYEMRWDEVTTQYGEFGDFYIGIQLNGEELFERLLLA